One segment of Ureibacillus thermophilus DNA contains the following:
- a CDS encoding DEAD/DEAH box helicase, with protein sequence MTNFSEFNISESTLRSLKRMGFEEATPIQEGTIKYALKGRDIIGQAQTGTGKTAAFGIPIIEKIDTKNPDIQALIIAPTRELAIQVSEELYKIGYDKRVKILSVYGGQDIGRQIRALKNKPQIIVGTPGRIIDHINRRTLKLDHVQTLVLDEADEMLNMGFIDDINAILEKVPENRQTLLFSATMPPAIRKIATNFMKNSVEVKIKSKEMTVENIEQYFVKTQEREKFDILARLLDVHQPELAIVFGRTKRRVDELAQALNIRGYLAEGIHGDLSQSKRLSVLRQFKENKIDILVATDVAARGLDISGVSHVYNFDIPQDPESYVHRIGRTGRAGKSGIAVTFVTPREMGYLRIVEETTKKRITPLRPPTQDEALAGQQKLAVEKLIEIVQGNDLKDYRILAAELLEDYDAVDVVAAAIKSFTKEPDDTPVKITEEAPLPKRKERSSERTRGGRGVRKEGRGRREKSGRRKGR encoded by the coding sequence TTGACAAATTTTTCAGAATTTAATATTAGTGAATCTACATTGCGTTCATTAAAGCGTATGGGATTTGAAGAGGCAACGCCGATCCAAGAAGGGACAATCAAATATGCTTTAAAAGGCCGGGACATTATTGGTCAAGCACAAACAGGTACCGGCAAAACTGCAGCATTTGGAATTCCCATTATTGAAAAAATCGATACAAAAAATCCTGATATTCAAGCGTTAATTATTGCCCCAACTCGAGAACTTGCCATTCAGGTATCTGAGGAACTTTATAAAATTGGATATGATAAACGAGTAAAAATATTATCGGTTTATGGTGGACAGGATATTGGACGACAAATTCGAGCTTTAAAAAATAAACCGCAAATTATTGTCGGTACGCCAGGTCGTATTATCGACCATATCAACCGACGCACTTTAAAGCTCGACCATGTTCAAACTCTTGTGTTGGATGAAGCCGATGAAATGTTAAATATGGGCTTCATCGATGATATCAATGCGATTTTAGAAAAAGTGCCTGAAAATCGCCAAACATTGTTGTTCTCTGCAACGATGCCGCCAGCAATTCGTAAAATCGCAACGAATTTCATGAAAAATTCAGTAGAAGTAAAAATTAAATCAAAAGAAATGACCGTTGAAAATATTGAACAATATTTTGTGAAAACCCAAGAACGGGAAAAATTCGATATTTTAGCCCGTTTATTGGATGTCCACCAGCCGGAACTGGCCATTGTCTTTGGCCGAACAAAACGCCGCGTGGATGAATTAGCGCAAGCGTTAAACATCCGTGGATATTTGGCGGAAGGAATCCATGGAGACTTAAGCCAATCAAAGCGTTTATCCGTGCTGCGCCAATTTAAAGAGAATAAAATTGATATTCTTGTGGCGACAGATGTAGCGGCTAGAGGATTAGATATTTCAGGTGTTTCCCACGTTTATAACTTCGATATTCCACAAGATCCTGAAAGTTATGTACACCGGATTGGACGTACTGGCCGGGCTGGAAAATCGGGTATTGCCGTAACTTTTGTGACTCCAAGGGAAATGGGTTATTTGCGCATCGTAGAAGAGACAACGAAAAAACGCATTACACCGCTTCGTCCACCAACTCAAGATGAAGCTTTAGCAGGCCAACAAAAATTGGCTGTTGAAAAACTCATTGAAATTGTCCAAGGGAATGATTTAAAAGATTACCGTATTCTTGCTGCAGAACTTCTAGAAGATTATGATGCAGTGGATGTTGTGGCAGCAGCCATTAAATCCTTTACAAAAGAACCGGACGATACGCCGGTTAAAATTACTGAAGAAGCTCCATTGCCAAAACGTAAAGAACGTTCAAGCGAACGTACAAGAGGAGGCCGCGGAGTACGAAAAGAAGGCCGCGGTCGAAGAGAAAAAAGCGGACGACGTAAAGGACGGTAA
- a CDS encoding alpha/beta hydrolase: MAIGVLMLHGFSGGPYEIEPLAEYIRKHTDWIVETPTFCGHGENLSLKGITGEHWLHDAELAYKKLAEKVEKIYVVGFSMGGVIALYLANRYPVEKLVLLSAAVKYIAPKQLVIELQKMAKEAVEGHLKNNELFKHYEYKLRNVPVSAAIQFMRIVRQVEPYVGSIQIPTFIVQGKCDGIVPYTTAQYLYDKLPTTEKYLYFSACGRHLICYSDDCNSWFSDVLQFLKM; this comes from the coding sequence ATGGCAATTGGCGTTTTAATGCTGCATGGTTTTTCAGGAGGCCCATATGAAATAGAGCCTTTGGCGGAATACATACGAAAGCATACAGATTGGATTGTGGAAACCCCAACTTTTTGCGGCCACGGGGAAAATTTATCGCTAAAAGGAATCACTGGAGAACATTGGCTACATGATGCGGAATTGGCTTATAAAAAGTTGGCGGAAAAAGTGGAGAAAATTTATGTCGTAGGCTTTTCCATGGGGGGAGTCATCGCTTTATATTTAGCCAATCGATACCCTGTTGAAAAATTAGTGCTTCTTAGCGCGGCAGTGAAATATATTGCGCCAAAGCAGCTAGTGATCGAATTGCAAAAGATGGCGAAAGAAGCGGTCGAAGGACATTTGAAAAATAATGAATTATTTAAGCATTATGAGTACAAGCTAAGAAATGTACCGGTTAGTGCGGCAATTCAATTCATGCGAATCGTTCGGCAAGTTGAGCCTTATGTAGGTTCTATTCAAATTCCAACCTTTATTGTACAAGGAAAATGCGATGGCATTGTTCCATATACAACAGCCCAATACTTATATGATAAGCTGCCTACGACAGAAAAATATCTTTATTTTTCTGCATGTGGGAGACACCTTATTTGTTATAGTGATGATTGCAATTCATGGTTTTCGGATGTATTGCAATTTTTAAAAATGTAA
- a CDS encoding UDP-N-acetylmuramoyl-tripeptide--D-alanyl-D-alanine ligase has product MRKKIQDIANWLNVDAGKYGDILVTGVSIDTRTINEGELFIPFRGEKTNGHKYVPQAFEKGASCSLWMKDEPHPPKDVPLLFVDDSESALQQMARKYREELQASFIGITGSNGKTSSKDILASLLSPFYKVQKTIGNFNNELGLPLTILSLDEDTEMAVLEMGMSGFGEIEFLSNLAKPHYAIITNIGEAHMQELGSREGIAKAKFEIINGFDAEGVLCYDGDEPLLRDLVERTPQLKTKSFGFQSGNDLTVRKIETTEKGSRFIVEGELNGEFFIPVLGKHQVKNTLGAMLVAKAIGLSEEQIRQGLSQVSLTDMRMQLVPLGDLLFINDAYNAAPTSMKAAIEFLQSTSMRKDKWLVLGDMLELGEKEREFHEQLANYIDEQKISKICLFGPRMEWLYHRLAPKFPGRILHTKEDYGKIIDEIKQHATKDSLILLKGSRGMKLETVLKAFQ; this is encoded by the coding sequence ATGAGAAAAAAAATTCAAGATATTGCAAATTGGTTAAATGTCGATGCTGGAAAATACGGTGACATCTTAGTAACGGGCGTTTCCATTGATACAAGAACCATAAACGAAGGGGAATTATTTATTCCTTTTCGCGGAGAAAAAACGAATGGACATAAGTACGTACCCCAAGCCTTTGAAAAGGGGGCAAGCTGCTCTTTATGGATGAAAGATGAGCCACATCCTCCCAAAGATGTGCCGCTTCTTTTCGTAGATGATTCGGAATCTGCATTGCAGCAAATGGCGCGCAAGTATCGTGAAGAATTGCAAGCATCTTTTATCGGTATTACTGGTTCAAATGGAAAAACGTCATCTAAAGATATTTTGGCGAGCTTGCTTTCTCCTTTTTATAAAGTGCAAAAAACCATAGGCAATTTTAATAATGAATTAGGTTTGCCTCTAACCATTTTATCCCTTGATGAAGATACGGAAATGGCTGTTCTTGAGATGGGAATGAGCGGGTTTGGAGAAATTGAATTTTTGTCAAACCTAGCGAAACCTCATTATGCCATTATTACAAACATTGGGGAAGCCCATATGCAGGAGCTTGGTTCCAGAGAAGGAATCGCAAAGGCGAAATTTGAAATTATAAACGGTTTCGATGCAGAGGGTGTTTTATGTTACGATGGAGATGAACCGTTATTAAGGGATTTAGTAGAAAGAACGCCGCAGTTAAAAACGAAATCATTCGGCTTCCAATCAGGAAACGATTTAACCGTCCGCAAAATTGAAACGACGGAAAAAGGCAGCCGCTTTATCGTAGAAGGGGAATTAAACGGCGAATTTTTCATACCGGTCTTAGGGAAACATCAGGTGAAAAATACATTGGGAGCTATGCTGGTTGCAAAAGCAATTGGATTATCTGAAGAACAAATTCGACAAGGTTTGTCTCAAGTATCTTTAACTGATATGCGAATGCAGCTTGTTCCTTTAGGAGACCTTTTATTTATCAATGATGCCTATAATGCAGCTCCTACATCCATGAAAGCCGCCATTGAATTTCTTCAATCTACGTCAATGAGAAAAGATAAATGGCTTGTATTAGGAGATATGTTGGAACTTGGGGAAAAAGAGCGCGAGTTCCATGAACAACTAGCAAACTATATCGATGAACAAAAAATTTCAAAAATTTGTTTATTCGGCCCTCGCATGGAATGGCTATATCATCGGTTGGCCCCAAAATTTCCGGGGCGGATTTTACACACGAAAGAGGATTACGGAAAAATCATTGATGAGATTAAACAACATGCCACTAAAGATTCTTTAATTTTGTTAAAAGGTTCTCGCGGCATGAAATTAGAAACGGTTTTAAAAGCATTTCAATAA
- a CDS encoding D-alanine--D-alanine ligase gives MKKRIGLLYGGKSAEHEVSLITATAVTKAIDFDKYEVIPIYITLEGEWCRGPQLTKPAESVDELKFTKNVSNPNYILEFILDENDKQAKFDVIFPLLHGTYGEDGTVQGLLELLNLPYVGNGVLSSAAGMDKVIMKQLFSVAGLNQVPYVYFIRYEWDHQKEAMISKCEETLTYPMFVKPANLGSSVGISKASNREELEKAINIAFKYDRKVVVEQGIEAREIEMAVLGNNEPKVSVAGEIKPTTEFYDYESKYKDGSTKLIIPADISPQVEAKMKDMAIRAFKTLDCAGLVRTDFFVRGDEVFINEVNTMPGFTPYSMYPLLWQKSGLSYPELIDNLIELAIERHKEKQQLQFNKE, from the coding sequence ATGAAAAAAAGGATCGGATTATTATACGGGGGAAAATCCGCGGAGCATGAAGTTTCGCTTATTACTGCCACTGCGGTGACAAAGGCGATTGATTTCGATAAATATGAAGTGATTCCCATTTATATTACCCTTGAAGGGGAATGGTGCAGAGGCCCTCAGTTGACAAAACCCGCAGAATCAGTTGACGAATTGAAATTTACGAAGAATGTAAGCAATCCAAATTACATTCTTGAGTTTATTTTAGATGAAAATGACAAACAAGCCAAATTTGATGTAATTTTTCCTTTACTTCACGGCACGTATGGAGAAGATGGCACTGTTCAAGGGCTTCTTGAACTGTTGAATCTGCCTTATGTGGGAAATGGGGTGCTTTCTTCTGCTGCTGGAATGGATAAAGTCATCATGAAGCAATTGTTCAGCGTAGCAGGGTTGAATCAAGTACCTTATGTGTATTTTATTCGCTATGAATGGGATCATCAGAAAGAAGCGATGATTTCAAAATGTGAAGAAACATTAACTTATCCAATGTTTGTGAAACCAGCCAATTTAGGTTCCAGTGTTGGAATCAGTAAAGCATCAAATCGGGAAGAATTGGAAAAAGCGATTAATATTGCGTTTAAATATGACCGAAAAGTGGTTGTCGAACAAGGAATTGAAGCCCGGGAAATTGAAATGGCTGTGCTTGGCAATAATGAACCGAAAGTATCCGTTGCTGGAGAAATAAAACCGACAACGGAATTTTATGATTATGAATCCAAATATAAAGATGGATCTACAAAATTAATTATTCCTGCAGACATTTCCCCTCAAGTGGAAGCGAAAATGAAAGATATGGCAATCCGCGCATTTAAAACTCTTGATTGCGCCGGTCTTGTGCGGACGGATTTCTTTGTGCGCGGGGATGAAGTGTTCATTAACGAAGTAAATACAATGCCAGGTTTTACGCCGTATAGCATGTATCCATTGCTTTGGCAAAAGAGCGGGTTAAGCTATCCAGAATTAATTGATAATCTGATTGAACTTGCGATTGAACGGCACAAAGAAAAACAACAACTTCAATTTAATAAAGAATAA
- a CDS encoding FtsW/RodA/SpoVE family cell cycle protein: MEHNRNFAERFDWKLAAILITFLIISLLAISSAQTTGQYGETNFVIKQLQWYFIGAFIIAFVMYFEPEQYKKMSWYLYGFGIFLLVLLIFMPEGQGQIGEPKNGAKSWYNLPIGSIQPSEFMKTFYILAAAKLISTHHEQFPNKTIKTDFLLLGKIGLTLLVPLALIMQQPDLGSSLVFIAITVALVVVAGISWKIIVPILAGGAGLAGTILMMAIYMQDFLAKYLGVKSYQLGRIYSWLDPYSYADKDGYHLITSLNAIGSGEIFGKGYMNREVYVAENHTDFIFSVIGEEWGFIGASFVICLYFLLIYHLTKITLTLKDPFCTYVCAGIIAMITFHVFENIGMTIQLLPITGIPLPFISYGGSSLMGNALAIGLVFSMKYHYRKYMFSANEDEL, encoded by the coding sequence ATGGAACATAACAGAAATTTTGCAGAAAGATTCGATTGGAAGCTTGCTGCTATCCTCATCACTTTTTTAATCATTAGTTTATTAGCCATTTCCTCAGCTCAAACAACGGGGCAATATGGCGAAACAAATTTCGTTATAAAACAATTGCAATGGTACTTCATTGGTGCCTTCATCATTGCTTTTGTCATGTATTTTGAACCAGAGCAATATAAGAAAATGTCTTGGTATTTATACGGCTTTGGAATTTTTCTTCTAGTATTGCTCATTTTTATGCCTGAAGGTCAAGGTCAAATTGGTGAACCAAAAAACGGAGCTAAAAGCTGGTATAATCTCCCTATAGGAAGTATTCAGCCTTCCGAGTTTATGAAAACATTTTATATTCTCGCAGCGGCCAAATTAATTAGCACCCATCACGAACAATTTCCAAATAAAACGATCAAAACGGACTTTTTATTACTAGGAAAAATCGGTCTAACTTTATTAGTACCCCTTGCATTAATTATGCAGCAGCCGGACTTAGGTTCTTCCTTAGTATTTATAGCCATTACTGTCGCTTTGGTTGTTGTGGCAGGGATTTCATGGAAAATCATTGTTCCGATTTTAGCCGGTGGTGCTGGACTTGCAGGAACGATATTAATGATGGCCATCTATATGCAAGACTTTCTTGCAAAGTATTTAGGTGTGAAATCATACCAGTTAGGACGAATTTATTCATGGCTCGATCCATATTCATACGCAGACAAAGATGGATACCATTTAATTACTTCACTCAACGCCATTGGTTCCGGGGAAATATTCGGCAAAGGGTATATGAATCGGGAAGTATATGTAGCAGAAAACCACACTGATTTCATCTTTTCTGTAATAGGCGAAGAATGGGGCTTTATCGGCGCAAGTTTTGTTATCTGTCTTTACTTTTTGTTAATTTATCATTTAACAAAAATCACTCTTACATTAAAAGATCCATTCTGTACATATGTATGTGCAGGAATCATTGCCATGATTACCTTCCATGTATTCGAAAACATTGGAATGACTATACAATTATTGCCGATTACCGGCATCCCGCTCCCATTTATCAGTTATGGCGGAAGTTCGCTCATGGGGAATGCTTTAGCAATCGGCCTTGTTTTCAGCATGAAATACCATTATAGAAAATATATGTTCTCTGCAAATGAAGATGAATTATAA
- a CDS encoding Lmo0850 family protein has protein sequence MAKEADLKKIALKMSKLGVTATVTKSRLELLKVLAPPKTTAQY, from the coding sequence ATGGCGAAGGAAGCTGATTTGAAGAAAATCGCTTTAAAAATGTCAAAATTAGGGGTAACTGCGACGGTAACAAAATCGCGGTTAGAATTGTTGAAAGTTTTAGCACCACCGAAAACAACAGCACAGTATTAA
- a CDS encoding MFS transporter, with translation MKNLFLLLSIQFLVYLGFGIIIPVLPEVVVENQWNDVHVGGLLTVYALASFFTAPFWGEISDKFGRKQLILIGLVGFSLSFLIFSLFIDNLFILYLSRFIGGLFSGALYTSVTGYISDVSTNENRNKYMGLMGMTIGLGFIFGPAVGGVLGEIQLHLPFTTSAALIAILFVVALIGLKEPERKGEAAKRELIPKGASTLFQYRIRYLFAFSFFVTFILAGVEATFQLFQIDRIDITPAQLGSLFMFSGFVDAGIQGGIIRRIKDGTETKWLFAAQIITAIGLVFITMTSNLVMAGIALCVFTAGNALARTCVVSLTTKESGGKFGLASGISYSMDNLGRIIGPLVFTGLFNVGASFTYYISAIIALFVIALIVFFKHSKKSLRTEYEG, from the coding sequence ATGAAAAATCTATTTTTATTACTATCGATACAATTTCTAGTTTATTTAGGTTTTGGAATCATTATTCCTGTTTTGCCGGAAGTGGTTGTCGAAAACCAGTGGAATGATGTTCATGTGGGCGGATTATTAACCGTCTATGCACTAGCCAGCTTCTTTACTGCGCCTTTCTGGGGAGAAATTTCTGATAAATTTGGAAGAAAACAATTGATCTTAATTGGTCTGGTTGGTTTTAGTTTAAGTTTCCTTATTTTCAGCTTATTTATCGACAATTTATTTATTTTATATCTGTCACGATTTATTGGCGGCTTGTTCTCCGGAGCTCTGTATACTTCTGTTACAGGATATATTAGCGACGTTTCCACTAATGAAAATCGAAATAAATACATGGGCCTTATGGGAATGACTATTGGTTTAGGGTTCATCTTTGGTCCAGCAGTCGGTGGGGTTCTCGGAGAAATTCAACTGCACCTACCTTTCACAACTTCAGCAGCCTTAATTGCCATTCTTTTTGTTGTTGCTCTCATTGGTTTGAAAGAGCCGGAAAGAAAAGGAGAAGCAGCGAAGCGGGAACTTATTCCAAAAGGCGCTTCTACACTTTTCCAATACCGCATTCGTTATTTATTTGCTTTTTCTTTCTTCGTTACATTCATTTTGGCTGGTGTAGAAGCAACCTTCCAGCTGTTCCAAATCGATCGCATTGATATTACACCGGCGCAGCTCGGATCTTTATTCATGTTCAGCGGATTTGTTGATGCTGGTATTCAAGGCGGCATTATCCGGCGAATTAAAGATGGCACTGAAACAAAATGGTTATTTGCTGCTCAAATTATAACTGCCATCGGACTTGTTTTCATTACAATGACATCTAACTTAGTGATGGCTGGCATTGCACTTTGCGTCTTTACAGCGGGAAATGCCTTGGCTAGAACTTGCGTCGTTTCCTTAACAACGAAGGAATCCGGCGGTAAATTTGGTCTTGCTTCAGGCATCTCCTACTCAATGGATAATTTAGGGCGAATAATCGGTCCGCTTGTTTTCACCGGTTTATTTAATGTCGGGGCATCATTTACTTATTACATTTCAGCAATCATAGCCCTCTTTGTCATTGCACTTATTGTCTTTTTCAAACATTCAAAAAAATCCCTTCGCACTGAATATGAAGGATAA
- a CDS encoding YwqG family protein, giving the protein MDTLHSLPLPSQFEGLRTRLEASSLKAITIHPKIQQTKATDSKCSGHPYLPKTMHYPKDIDGNYLIFLAQINFEQIHSFHPFPSKGILQFFISPSLVAYQMSEEIFQHYFKVRYYPKPLPEKDLVTDFSFLPKDIYSPIKNEMILQFSNTIEPVSAMDYRLTKFIRPVDLSRRLDDGRTMEEHYFEYFLGAEHKIGGYPYFIHHDTRNDSSLLKRYDTLLFQIVSDDDLDIMWGDSGIIKFFINSKKLAQGDFTDIYLQAEQY; this is encoded by the coding sequence GTGGATACTTTACATTCGTTACCTTTGCCATCCCAATTTGAAGGACTTCGAACAAGGCTTGAGGCATCCTCATTGAAAGCAATCACGATACATCCAAAAATACAACAAACGAAAGCAACGGACAGCAAATGTTCAGGCCATCCTTACTTGCCCAAAACGATGCACTATCCGAAAGATATTGATGGAAATTATTTAATCTTCCTTGCGCAAATTAATTTTGAACAAATCCATTCGTTTCATCCTTTTCCTTCAAAGGGCATTTTGCAGTTTTTTATTTCTCCTTCCTTAGTTGCTTATCAAATGAGCGAAGAGATTTTCCAGCATTATTTTAAAGTGCGCTATTATCCAAAACCTTTACCCGAAAAAGATCTAGTCACGGATTTTTCTTTCTTACCGAAGGACATTTATTCCCCCATAAAAAATGAAATGATTCTTCAATTTTCCAATACCATCGAACCGGTTTCAGCAATGGATTATCGGTTAACAAAATTCATCCGACCTGTTGATTTGTCAAGACGTCTCGATGATGGGCGCACGATGGAAGAACACTATTTTGAATATTTTTTAGGAGCGGAACATAAAATTGGCGGCTACCCTTACTTTATTCACCACGATACTCGCAACGATTCAAGTTTGTTAAAACGATACGATACGCTGCTTTTTCAAATTGTTTCCGATGATGACCTGGATATTATGTGGGGAGATTCAGGAATCATCAAATTCTTTATCAATAGCAAAAAACTTGCCCAAGGCGATTTTACTGATATTTATTTACAAGCTGAACAATACTAA
- the cls gene encoding cardiolipin synthase, protein MSIIINSIPFIPILFVLNIFLAITIIFLERRDASSTWAWILVLFFLPFLGFILYLLLGRQLRKKHLFRWEGKKDIGIDNLIKYQIDALEDDTFHFNEDYVRHYKNLIQMNLITGGAVLTQDNHIQIFDDGVEKFQSLINDISNAKDHIHIQYYIFKLDNLGKRIYEVLKKKAKQGVKVRILYDEMGSRGIKKRQFKELMDLGGEVEVFFPSIFPLINPRLNFRNHRKIVVIDGRIGYIGGFNVGDEYLGLNSKFGYWRDTHLRIEGSSVHPLQTRFILDWNQASEHKIDYSDRYFPAIPKKGSVAMQIISSGPDTDWPNIKNAYLKLLMEAKRYIYIQTPYFIPDNSFLNAIEVACLSGIDVRIMIPNKPDHLFVYWATYSYIGELLKAGAKVYIYDKGFIHAKTIVIDDEAASVGTANIDVRSFKLNFEVNAFIYNRKICHELAEIFEKDILDSRELTLEQYEHRPIIIKFKESISRLLSPIL, encoded by the coding sequence ATGAGCATTATTATTAATTCAATTCCTTTCATTCCTATATTATTTGTTCTAAATATTTTTCTCGCCATTACCATCATCTTCTTAGAGAGAAGAGATGCCTCTTCCACATGGGCATGGATTCTTGTGCTATTCTTCTTGCCATTCTTAGGATTTATTTTGTATTTATTGCTAGGGAGACAATTGAGGAAGAAACATTTGTTTCGCTGGGAAGGAAAAAAGGATATCGGCATCGATAATTTAATTAAATATCAAATTGACGCCCTTGAAGACGATACATTCCATTTCAACGAAGATTATGTCAGACATTATAAAAACTTGATTCAAATGAATTTAATTACTGGAGGTGCAGTGCTGACCCAAGATAATCATATTCAAATCTTTGATGATGGGGTCGAAAAATTCCAGTCCTTAATTAATGATATATCCAATGCGAAAGATCATATACACATTCAATATTATATTTTTAAGCTTGATAATTTAGGGAAAAGAATCTATGAGGTGCTGAAAAAGAAAGCAAAACAAGGGGTCAAGGTGCGAATTTTATACGATGAAATGGGTTCAAGAGGCATCAAAAAAAGACAGTTTAAAGAATTGATGGATTTAGGAGGAGAAGTGGAAGTCTTTTTCCCTTCAATTTTTCCCCTGATCAATCCGCGCCTCAATTTTAGAAACCATCGGAAAATTGTTGTCATTGACGGCCGAATCGGCTACATCGGCGGATTCAATGTCGGCGATGAATATCTCGGTTTAAACAGCAAATTCGGCTATTGGCGAGACACCCATTTGCGCATTGAAGGCAGTTCTGTTCACCCCCTTCAAACGCGATTTATTTTAGATTGGAATCAAGCCAGCGAACATAAAATAGACTACTCGGACCGCTACTTCCCTGCTATTCCGAAAAAGGGCAGTGTCGCCATGCAAATTATCTCCAGCGGCCCTGATACGGATTGGCCCAATATAAAAAATGCTTATTTAAAATTGCTAATGGAAGCCAAACGATATATTTATATACAAACACCTTATTTTATTCCGGATAACAGCTTCTTAAATGCCATTGAAGTGGCTTGTCTTTCCGGAATTGATGTACGCATTATGATACCTAATAAACCTGACCATTTATTCGTTTATTGGGCTACCTATTCTTATATCGGCGAATTATTGAAAGCAGGAGCAAAAGTATATATTTACGATAAAGGATTCATCCATGCAAAAACCATTGTCATCGATGACGAAGCAGCTTCCGTTGGCACGGCCAATATCGACGTTCGAAGCTTCAAATTAAATTTTGAAGTGAATGCGTTTATTTATAACCGTAAAATTTGCCATGAGTTAGCCGAAATTTTCGAAAAGGATATTTTAGATTCCCGGGAATTGACGCTGGAACAATACGAACATCGCCCAATAATCATTAAATTTAAAGAGTCCATCTCAAGACTTCTTTCTCCAATCTTATAA
- a CDS encoding M15 family metallopeptidase produces the protein MKTNKKSYLRIGLLLIGIIAIAAVILIVNMNQQVNEQEEVDEKETTVDSEVTEDEKEKELTQEENGNSDAVQKEETSPEKQSAEHQEKKEQTQHKQGTKEHNGYIEGQQLPSKPTYIQGVLIANKKYPLPKDFAPGESKEARAAFEKMAQDAKKQGFELVAFSTYRSYEYQATLYNSYVARDGKEKADRYSARPGYSEHQTGLAFDIGEKGREDLWLEEAFGESPAGKWLAENAHKYGFILRYPKGKENITGYMYEAWHFRYLGVELATKVKESGLTLEEYLGIN, from the coding sequence ATGAAAACAAATAAAAAAAGTTATTTACGCATTGGTTTATTACTCATTGGGATTATTGCGATTGCGGCTGTGATTTTAATAGTGAATATGAACCAACAGGTAAATGAGCAAGAAGAAGTGGATGAAAAAGAGACAACGGTCGATTCGGAAGTGACAGAAGATGAAAAAGAAAAAGAACTGACACAGGAAGAAAACGGAAACTCAGATGCAGTACAAAAGGAAGAGACATCTCCAGAGAAACAATCTGCGGAACACCAAGAAAAAAAAGAACAGACGCAACATAAGCAAGGAACAAAAGAGCATAACGGCTATATTGAAGGCCAACAACTTCCAAGCAAACCTACCTATATACAAGGAGTTTTAATTGCCAATAAAAAATATCCGCTTCCAAAGGATTTTGCACCTGGAGAAAGCAAAGAAGCCCGGGCAGCCTTTGAAAAAATGGCGCAAGATGCAAAAAAACAAGGGTTTGAGCTAGTGGCATTTAGCACCTATCGTTCTTATGAATATCAGGCAACCCTTTATAACAGTTATGTAGCTAGAGACGGAAAAGAAAAGGCAGACCGCTACAGTGCACGTCCAGGATATTCCGAACATCAGACAGGGCTAGCCTTTGATATTGGAGAAAAAGGTCGGGAAGATTTATGGTTGGAAGAAGCATTTGGAGAGTCTCCTGCTGGCAAATGGCTGGCTGAAAATGCCCATAAATACGGATTTATTTTAAGATATCCGAAGGGGAAAGAAAACATCACAGGCTATATGTATGAAGCATGGCATTTCCGTTATTTAGGCGTAGAACTTGCGACGAAAGTAAAAGAATCAGGACTTACACTAGAAGAATATTTAGGAATTAATTAA